The nucleotide sequence CGTGACGATGCCGGGGGTGGCGTCCTGGTGGCAGGTCACGCAGTCGGACGTGGCTGCGGGTTGATCGGTGGAAGGGCCGCAGGCTGTGAGCGACAGAATGAAGAGCGACAATATGAAGAGCGGAAGAATGATGCAAGACAAGGTGGTGCGAATGGCGGGGCGGAGAAGGATGACGCGGAATCCGGACTTAAAGAGGAAACTGGCCTTCGAGAGGAAGCATCTCCTGGAAGACAGAAGCGTCAGGCCACCGGATTTCCCATCCATCTTGTACCTCACGGAAGGTCATTGGCGGTTCTCGACGGCTTGCCGTCGCACCTCGTCATTCATCAGCACATCCGCGACGATCGCCACGATGTAGAACTTTCCTTCGAGCAGGTGTTCGTTGCTGTAAATGGGTTCCAGTTTTATCCACCTTCGGAGGTTCAGGTTCCCCCGGACCGTGTTGAAAATCACGTCGTAGAACTTCTGCGTATCGTCAAACACCCAGTCCTTCGTAAAGATGATCCAGAAACCGATCTCTTCGGGTATGCCGTCCCAGTCGTTCGCGACCGCCCAGTTGATCTCGATTTCCGGATCGCTGTCGTATTTGATGGATTTCGATTCCGTGCCCTTGACGATGCGGATATGCAGATCCATATCGTTGATCCGGCTGAGCACGCCGTTCACGTCCTCGATGATGGCCATTTACGCTCCCGGTAAGTTAGTTCCATCCAATTCACTGCCCCTCCCACGGCCGTATCCTCGGTATCCAGCGCGGTACGTTCGCCTTGTACAGCCGGTAGGGTTCACCGAACCGGCGCTCCAGGCCCGGTTCCTCGCAGAGCGGGAAGTAGATCGCGCACACCGCGAAGAACACGCACATCCAGCCCGCCAGGTGCCATGAGCCGAAGAGCAGGGCTTCGGCGCCGAGGATGAGCAGCATGCCCGAATTCATGGGATTGCGCACGTGGCAATAGGGGCCGAGGACGACCAGCTTCTCGGGCGGGGCCCACGGCGCCGGCGTGCCCTTCCCGATCCGGTCGAACAGCGACATGGTCCACGCGGCCAGGACCAGGCCGTCCAACGCCATCGCGATCCCGACCCAGAAGCGGAACTGGTTGGGCTCCACCGGCGACAGCGCGCCCGGTGTATCGGCCAATACCCACAAGATCACGGCCGGGACATAGATCGTAGCCGCCGCCGGAAGGAGGACGATGGCCTTCGCCGAGGTCCATTTCACAGTTGGCGCTCCCTGGCTCGATCCATGGTGTCCGCCATGTTCATGACGCCCGTTTTGCACGCTCGCCCGGCCGGACGCACGATGGTGTTTGATCGACGGCCCGGCACCCA is from Gemmatimonadota bacterium and encodes:
- a CDS encoding isoprenylcysteine carboxylmethyltransferase family protein, whose product is MGAGPSIKHHRASGRASVQNGRHEHGGHHGSSQGAPTVKWTSAKAIVLLPAAATIYVPAVILWVLADTPGALSPVEPNQFRFWVGIAMALDGLVLAAWTMSLFDRIGKGTPAPWAPPEKLVVLGPYCHVRNPMNSGMLLILGAEALLFGSWHLAGWMCVFFAVCAIYFPLCEEPGLERRFGEPYRLYKANVPRWIPRIRPWEGQ